The Vannielia litorea genome segment GGCATCCTGTCGGAAACCCCGCCGGTCCATGAAGAGCTGATCTATGCCACCTCGCAGCGTGGCTTCGCCCTGTGCTCGATGCGGAATGAAAATCTCAGCCGCTACTTCGTGCAGTGCCCGATGACCGAGAAGGTCGAGGATTGGTCGGACGACCGGTTCTGGGATGAGCTGCGCCGCCGCCTGCCCGCCCATCATGCCGAGGCAATGGTGACCGGCCCCTCTATCGAGAAAGGCATCGCACCGCTGCGTAGCTTTGTGTGCGAGCCGATGCGCTGGGGGCGGCTGTTCCTGTGCGGAGACGCGGCCCATATCGTGCCGCCGACCGGCGCGAAGGGTCTCAACACCGCGGCCTCCGACATCCACTACCTCTTCAACGCGCTCGTCCAGTTCTACGAGGAGGCCGACGCCGAGGGGCTGGAGCGTTACTCCGAGACCGCCCTCACGCGGGTCTGGAAGGCAGAGCGGTTCTCGTGGTGGATGACCACGCAGTTGCATCGCTTCCCCGACCAGACCGATTTTGATCTGCGCATCCAGCGGGCCGAAATGGAGTTTCTGCGCGACAGTGAGGCGGCTCAGAAGGTTCTGGCCGAGAATTACGTAGGCCTGCCCTACTGAAAACCGCCTGAATTTTCGGCACCCCGGCAGGGGCAGGCCGGTCTGCGGGCCGCTTGTCAATGGACAAGGGCGGCCCGTCGGTTACGGTGGGTCCGACAAGGGACACATCGGAACGCATCATGAGTGATCTGGCCACCATCTGGGACTGGCTCGGCTTTGCCGTCCGCTGGCTGCATGTCATCGCGGCCATCGCCTGGATCGGCGACAGCTTCTACTTCATCGCGCTCGACCTCGGTCTGCGCCCCTCGACCGACCGGCGCGAGGGTGTGGCAGGCGAGGAGTGGCAGGTGCATGGCGGCGGCTTCTACCAGATGAAGAAGTTCACCGTGGCCCCGCGCGAGTTGCCCGACCATCTGGTGTGGTTCAAGTGGCAGAGCTACACCACGTGGCTCTCCGGCGCGGCTTTGCTG includes the following:
- the pobA gene encoding 4-hydroxybenzoate 3-monooxygenase, encoding MRTQVAIIGGGPSGLLLSQLLRTKGIASVVLERRSRDYVLSRIRAGILERGMVGLMRQAGLGERMDKECYVHDGTLIAFDGEEIPIDFKGLTGHSVTVYGQTEVTRDLYDAAEADPGRVLTECDEVMPHDLDSDKPYVTFVKDGQTQRIDCDYVAGCDGFHGISRQMIPAEKRREYEKTYPFGWLGILSETPPVHEELIYATSQRGFALCSMRNENLSRYFVQCPMTEKVEDWSDDRFWDELRRRLPAHHAEAMVTGPSIEKGIAPLRSFVCEPMRWGRLFLCGDAAHIVPPTGAKGLNTAASDIHYLFNALVQFYEEADAEGLERYSETALTRVWKAERFSWWMTTQLHRFPDQTDFDLRIQRAEMEFLRDSEAAQKVLAENYVGLPY